The genomic window tttcatgtctgtggagtttattatatggacgtggtgacagtggaaagacaccatgctcttctgattttcaaacgaaccttctgagccattttaacattagagtctatggaagagttggagggaggaggctgtgcattggtgacatttatgaaagaaccataacacctagtacaatagtaaacacattggatgaaagaggacagccatggctacgttttgagggtaaaatcatacctgtagagcaaacgctgcggacacagcagcagttttaaaaaagattttaagattattttttttgctcctctcactctagcagttgagctgcctcactctagccccaacattccgtcccatacacacccattataaactctgaaacgggtgaaaaaacatcatgaaacttaaactggaactgaagaaaaagtataatagatattgaaaagataaatgcaagttgaatagttgaatgtcttgtcttcgttttaaagtttgaatggtggctctatgtcaatgtatgtggaagtagtaagagtttaaaaatgagtaagttgaatgaggatttgaagggtctccccattgaaatacattataaatttttgttgaataaagttgaataaaattaaaaatataaatgttaaaaatatgaaaaatggaagcagtgttgtccaaaagaataggaatctagtTTAATTTTTTCTAAGTGAACGGTTTAAGagtttacaaaaaacacaactaatatataaataataagacACAAAACGTGAGCTCAAGatcaatattaaaaaacacaaacatattttgACACAAGCCTACGAAGTCAGTCCTTAGCTTCGATACATTTcttataaaaaacaacaaccatttGTTTAGTAAAGAGTGACAACAGACCTGGAGAGGGACTTGAAGTAGCAGGTAAGCCAAACCTAGAATATAGGAGAACACATGTTTCAGTTTTAACACAGATTTACTGAAACATAAATCTGCTTCAAGAGCTACATGGGTGCTACTCGAGAAGTCATGACCATTATTTCTGTCATGTATGATGATGTTTGATTCATCTAAGTGATTGCTAACTCAGGGAGGAGTCGCATAAACTATgctatttttaagttatcacattttattgatacaaaaaaatgtcaataaaatACATATCATATAAAATGATGAACAAATTGAAAAACAACTACAATTTAAAAGAGCCTATGAGGAAAAATAAGATCACTTAAAAAAATGCTCCAGATTTCATTGAAgtactgaaataaaataaagtaacatTGGAAAGATACAATAAAGAGATAAAGATTTGATTCATCGTGTTCTCGGACAAAAAGCCAAATGCAGCGAGCACAGTTATTCTACCGGTACTGTTATTTTGAAAGAAGAAATAATTGAGGTAAGGCCTCACCTTGCTGCACGTATAGCCTTCTTGCTTTCAGATGACGCCGGCAGGTTGAAACGTTCGGCTCTCTTCTGAAGTCTCTGCTCAACAAATTAGATAAAAAACTGACATTACTGCTGTACATGAAgtaaagtctaaattctaaACTTTGTATACTTCCTATTAAAATCTCTCTTACATTTACACCTATACATTTGATGTATTACCTTTGCTCATGAATCTATATGTTTTGTTCATATACACTCCTAAAAATAGACCACTGAACTTTACTATGAGCTAAAATTCCCCTCTGACTCACATTTAACCTGACACATTTAAGTCATTAGTGGATGCAAACAGGTTGTACACACCTCGCTGGCAGATAATGGAGGAGTTATTTTCACCACCTTCTTCTCGGCAGGCctgaaagtaaaaaagtaaaatttcaaACGTCAAAAAGATGACGCGAATCATAAATTTTAGTTTCTGCTGGCTGCCTAGGAGTGGTAAGGACAAACATCGCTGGTGCATATGCTTCATAAATCTGAGAGTAACGTATACTTATTATTTGCTTAGTAAGAACATTTCTACACAGATATTACTGAATGAGACCCAAATGTCACATTGTCCACAGCCAATAAGTGATGAAGGAACAAAAAAAGGTAAATTTAATGAAGATAAACTTACGGCTCAGGCTCGATCGTTTCAGAATCCTTGTCGTCTTTTACGTCGTTGGAACTCTCAACTTTAGTGAAGTCCtgagataaataaatacattttaaaaaattacttcTCCACAATACAGTGTGAGAGGCGGATTTAAAGAGAGCATATTGTGGGAAACATTGTAAAAATTTACCACTGCATCCTCTGCAAGTACATCATCTACGTCCACATCTTCCTCTGTTGTtcagaaaacaggagaaaaaaagaaagaaaaaaagaacgaaCAAATATAAATTtcagaatatttaaaaacaaaacaaaacacttaaaatgCATCCGCATCATCTGTAGAAACAATTTATGTCACACCCATCACATGCACGTGTAACCACCTACAGGGGTTGTCGATCTGTGGGACCAGCACCCGAATACAGGAAGTGTGAATCGGCTCTTTCTTTAACTACCCCTAAACTGAACATATGAATATTACTCAGCAGGCAATGCAGAGTTCAAATGGAGCTGATGGATGAACTATACTCAGATTTTTACTGTTTCACAAAGTGCTAAAAAGGGAATTTAGATGTTAATTGGAGGatatttttaaaagcaataTAGCAGGAGCAAGGCAAAATCTAATAATAAGAATCACAAAATAACAATCAATCACCTCAATTATACTTATCTAATTAACACACTCTGAGCTAATGTTGATTTTGTTCTAATCTTTGAAAGGGGAGAGACTGGAGAGGAGATCGGGAACATGCAGGCCTGAAGATGCACTTCTCCCTCCTGTAAAGGTAGAATGTAAGGAAACATGTCCAGTAGAAAACAATCGAAGTCCAAATCTTCTTGAATTTATAATGTAATACGGcaaaaatgagcagaaaaaaaaacatgaaaccaaTTTGTAGGTTCAAAGTGTTCGTGTGGTGGTGGCTCCTATGGCATTACTTGCTGCACTTTCTAACTGTGGACCCTCAGCACCAAATTTTAAGATGATGTGTTCTGCTCATTGCAAGAACTAGAGGAAAAACCACGCTGAATGTTCCTAGGTGCCTTCTTTTATACTCTCTTGGCTGTttgcctcccccccccccccccctctctctcctcttatcTGGACACCGAATCGctgtcatttatatataatcACCTGATATCCAGACATACCCTATCGTCTTCTCCATCTTCGACCTTTCAACCATTTTTAACTAAGAAAAAGTTACCTCACTTAAATCACTTCATTACATTTGATTCTTTTCCATGTTATACTTAAAATAATTTGTCAATAATTACACCATATATGAGCCTTCAGTCAAGTATGAATACAAgtcactttatttttcatttattcatgtaaTTCCACTTCAATAAGATTTGTCTTTAGCACTTTCTCACATGAGCATTCATTTTAACATAATCCCTTTTTGattcaaacacagaaaaatgttttttttacgcaatacaacttttttttttttttttactaaatcaTACATTTGAAAAGCCAGACATTCTTTTGTGGTGAGCGACGCTCACCGTATactctgtttattattaagcAATTAATGAATGAACTATCAGCAAAATCAGGTATGATAAATATGATTCTGTGTTTAACTATTACAACACTTTAcaccatttcttttatttaaaatcattaTACATGCATTATTCATGTATAATGTTGGGTTGGCAACAAGAATAAAGATGATCTAGCAAATATGGACAAgctctgttttagctagctaaTTTCAGATATAAATGACTCTTCTCTCACGTCTCACATTGGTGGATTTTAAGCCCTTTATTTAGGCAGgtaaatgaaatgttttgtgcAAGCGTGCGAGTTAAATGAGTGACGGTATGAAAGGTATTGTTCCTCACCGTGTTCCTCCAGATAAGCCTGAAGTCGGGCGATGAGCTCCCCTTTGTTTCCCTTGGTCTCCAAACCTCGGGCATCGCATTCCTGCCTCAGTTCAGCAAGCTACAAATAAAAAACCAGAGTTCATTTACTTAAACCTGACATTTTCGGTCATTAATCCATCTAACACAGACCATTTACTATTTATGTACACTATTACTTCTGTTATGTTGATGTGACAAATTTGAAGGTCATAGAATATGTGAGGGTCAGCAAAAGATACATTTCATCATCAGTTGGTGAGCATAAGTCTCAGTGCAGATGTTTGTGTACCTGTCATTTTTTTGTGAGAAACTAGCCTACAGTGCAGCTACTACGAATGTGCCCTTCAGGCAGACTTTAAAGAAGTATAAAGAGGAATGAGTAATTTTCAttctctgtgtcagtgatgTAGAATAACCCTTTTTATGTGGCACAATCTTGCTTTCATTAGGGGGATGGGGCTCAAGACCAGTTCTGTTGTAGAAAACAAGTCTTGGCTGGGGTGCATCACAGGTATATGACTGCCTGCACAAACATTGCTGTGAcaactttcttcttcttaaaaaaaaaaatcccagaaaaACTACAGAATAAAAATGCCCCTAACTATTAGTTAGGATAGTCAAAAATAGATGTCTCCAGCCcacacacaaatatgaaaacacaacaaccaCACATGAAATTCATTGGATTAAATCACATAAGAAGCCCATTTAGGTAACAAAATTGGttgcttttaaaagaaatttcaGTACCAAATTATCCATTGATATTTTTCCCTCTAGCACCTTTTCAGTActtttaatgtaatgtaatgcacTCTggtatgttttctttctttcttttttcctggaGGCTACTCTGCATTAGTTGTCAGATAATCGTTTTCCATCACTGCCCTTGGAGTTTGAATCAAATACACTATTTGGATTCCTCCATCAGCTGACGCATAGAGCATCCAAATGTGTGGACACAGATAACAAACAGACCCAGACCACACTCAAGACAGAAAATCTTTACCTTCgttcatttattatatttttactaaCTGGCCTCTTTAGTTTCATTTCCCCTCTTCCTGTCGCTCCCCTTGTGTGATGTGAgctattttatttatctaataatttactttatttctttgttgtaagtCGTGTTCAATGTTTCGGCTTCTGTGACTCGGGAATCTCCCAACACTTTGGGGACACATaaaatccacaaacacacagagtttaCACATACTGCTCATTTTTATGTTGTGTGGCCTGAGATGgagtcaaatacatttttaaaatataacccTAAACTGCCTGCGAAGCATTTGATATAAGTTTGCACAGGGCAAATAGCCTGGCGGCAGCATTTTAGGACACTTGTGGATGTAAAGTCAGAGACCAAGTAAACTGAGCTGCACTTTTAAAAGCTAATGTTGGGCTAGCCTCGGCCAAATTAACTTGCTGTTAACGTTCTTACAGAAGGACAGAGACAGTAGGTGACtttgtgcatatatatatgacagtatttgttatttaacattaataatttcatatttaatgttttttctccctccttagCCGATGTATTCTAACGTTAGCCCGCCGTTAGCTCTTTGAACACATGCCGGGTGTTCGCCTTCTCAGCCGGACGTCATTTTGTCCTTCAAAACGGTTAATTAACGTAACCCCGACCTCCGGTCCTGCATCTAACTCCGGTTAAAAGCtatctttatctttaaaaaCCGACCAAATGCGGGTTATTAAGTGCATATTTTAGGGAAATACCAACCTTAAGCTTCTGCAGCTCTATCACTTCGGCCATCTTTCTTTGTTGATGTGTTTACTTCCTCCAATCAAACCGGAGTTGCTCTCCTTCTCAGCTCCTCTACTCTCACTCAGTTTGTTACAGCGCCTCCCACCGCTGCGGCTGACACCCTGCAGGCGTGTGCACGTACAGAGCCCGCGGTGTGATGGTTGTGCTATTGCAGTGTCTTACCTTACGGTATAAATCGCCTTGAGGCagctattgctgtgatttagcaCTATATACATACAACTGAATTAAACTTAATTGAAAACTAACTAAATACAACTCATTAGTGATACCTTTTTAGTAGCAGGTTAGACCCACTTTTGCCCTCAAATCCGCCCCCAATCTTCAAACCACCTATTTTAatgcaaagctaactgaaccttgtgctatattaatgtagtattaaaataattttagtaGATAGGAACACTAACATCCAAAGCAGGAGATTTCAGTCTAAATTTTAATCCTAATGAAGGTAACTCAGCTTGAACTGGTTAAGTAGAACATCAGCAGAgaagaaatatgaaaataaaaacagctctattttctgttgcctacattgAAGAGGATGACTTTGCCTCTAAAGAGGAAAAAGTGTAGGCAAGGAGTTAAAGCGGATTCAGCAACCCTAAAAGTCAGTTGACTCATTGTGGGCTAACCCTAACCCACTACTGAGAGTTCCACTAGATTTTCATattgtacaggctgtgatcagctgacctcctgctctttgtggatttacacaactgaattcaacaagatgtCAGCAGATGTCTCAAAAGTTCTCCTGGCTGACTTCCATCCCctacactgacagtacactGTTTATGCTGTCTTTATATTAGACAGTATAAAGTTGGTATAAAGGTGGAATTCAGTGAATGAATCTCAGGATCATGAGTTTAGCTTCAGATTTATCTCTGCTAAACTTGATGTAACCTTACTGACTGTGAAATcacagccactgtgcaccagtcacacactgttctttattttaaatccaTAACAATACAGATCCTGCACTAATCTACAGAGGATTTTCATGTAACAGTAAATAACACAGTTAGTTTACCTCAGTTTGTTTAGCAGCATGTTTcttaatataaaaaacacaatgtcacaCGTACAGACCCAATAGTTGATTTAAAAACACGAGGACTTGCATGTCAGCTTTAAATGAGGAatccttacctttaaatctaacgtctcttcttcctctcctgtcctgtctttcttatctttgtccatctcttttgtttcttccctgtgaaatacagcagctggacctttagctagcaacacactgtgagacaaactgcacacaaacagtttgtg from Astatotilapia calliptera chromosome 20, fAstCal1.2, whole genome shotgun sequence includes these protein-coding regions:
- the sarnp gene encoding SAP domain-containing ribonucleoprotein, whose translation is MAEVIELQKLKLAELRQECDARGLETKGNKGELIARLQAYLEEHEEDVDVDDVLAEDAVDFTKVESSNDVKDDKDSETIEPEPPAEKKVVKITPPLSASERLQKRAERFNLPASSESKKAIRAARFGLPATSSPSPGVVVNSKAAVNVDQLKKRAERFGMNVSSISQRIEEDEKLKKRKERFGALTSAGSVGGDDVEAKKMKRAERFGKV